Proteins from one Rosa chinensis cultivar Old Blush chromosome 7, RchiOBHm-V2, whole genome shotgun sequence genomic window:
- the LOC112180489 gene encoding homeobox protein BEL1 homolog isoform X2 produces the protein MARELCSEDHKSSSVGFCYSDVSSANPTIHHQNQFTNQIQGFDQSNPAEIFNLTTGMEMIGFSKGAFFSKHGGGGGGPSSSKGADHFYHPHQQEYNTTGMSETSSENQNLMESGGAWHQENSNNRFLVDDSSLRQTNHHQDIGSINQSHMILQDGYLGKSSGLGHQSLLHENQAAASGLFQLRNSKYLGPAQELLNEFCSLGTKQTDALGVSKHKSNKTKQWDDQDNNNGSTSSSSKKQSSLYSLEFVELQKRKTRLLQMLEEVERRYKHYCDQMKAVVSSFETVAGTGAATVYSKLASKAMSRHFRSLKDGIVAQIQATRKAMGEKDPVAPGASRGETPRLRILDQTLRQQRAFQQMNMMESHPWRPQRGLPERSVSVLRAWLFEHFLHPYPSDVDKHILARQTGLSRSQVSNWFINARVRLWKPMVEEMYMEETKEHENNNNMSSSDGVTTDHHGDPSTQMTRPEDQKPTQDQLQLVRIDSECLSSIITNNPGEKSTGHDSRSGKSALQMHPQHNFGRVTDAFGSSMELDFSTYNHHHQSGGAVTYGNENPNQSFNGGGHGVSLTLGLNQHGGTNGVSLAFSPSSQSSLFYPRDHIEECQPVQYSSLLDGEGQNNLPYRNLMGAQLLHDLAG, from the exons ATGGCTAGAGAGCTGTGCAGTGAAGATCATAAGTCCTCATCAGTTGGTTTTTGCTACTCGGATGTTTCATCAGCGAATCCAACCATCCACCATCAGAACCAGTTCACAAATCAGATCCAAGGCTTTGATCAGTCAAACCCAGCAGAGATCTTCAACTTGACCACTGGCATGGAGATGATAGGCTTCTCTAAAGGAGCCTTCTTCTCCAAacatggaggaggaggaggaggacctTCATCTTCGAAAGGCGCCGATCATTTCTACCATCCTCATCAGCAAGAGTACAACACAACCGGCATGTCGGAAACGAGCAGCGAAAACCAGAATCTAATGGAGTCTGGTGGAGCTTGGCACCAGGAGAACAGCAACAATAGGTTCCTTGTTGATGATTCTTCATTGAG GCAgacaaatcatcatcaagatatTGGGAGCATCAATCAGAGTCATATGATATTGCAAGATGGGTATTTGGGTAAAAGCTCAGGTCTTGGTCACCAATCTCTTCTTCATGAGAATCAAGCTGCAGCTTCTGGGCTTTTCCAGCTCAGAAACTCAAAGTACTTAGGCCCAGCTCAGGAGCTCTTAAATGAGTTCTGTAGCCTCGGAACAAAGCAGACTGATGCTCTTGGAGTTTCAAAGCACAagtcaaacaaaaccaaacagtGGGACGATCAGGATAATAATAATGGCAGTACTTCTTCGTCTTCGAAAAAGCAGTCTTCCCTGTACTCCCTCGAATTCGTTGAATTGCAGAAGAGAAAAACCAGACTGCTTCAAATGCTGGAAGAG GTGGAGAGGAGATACAAGCACTACTGTGATCAGATGAAGGCTGTGGTCTCATCCTTCGAAACCGTGGCAGGGACTGGAGCCGCCACGGTGTACTCTAAGCTGGCTTCGAAAGCCATGTCAAGACATTTCCGGAGCTTGAAAGACGGGATTGTAGCTCAGATTCAGGCCACAAGGAAAGCAATGGGGGAGAAAGACCCGGTGGCTCCCGGAGCAAGCCGAGGCGAGACGCCTCGGCTTCGGATTCTCGACCAAACTCTCCGGCAGCAGAGAGCTTTTCAACAGATGAACATGATGGAGAGTCATCCATGGCGGCCCCAACGTGGCCTTCCTGAGAGATCCGTCTCGGTTCTTCGGGCTTGGCTCTTCGAACACTTTCTTCACCC GTACCCAAGCGATGTTGATAAACATATCTTAGCCCGCCAAACGGGTCTCTCAAGAAGCCAG GTATCAAATTGGTTCATTAATGCAAGGGTGAGGCTTTGGAAACCCATGGTTGAAGAAATGTACATGGAAGAAACAAAGGAACatgaaaacaacaacaacatgtCCTCCTCAGATGGTGTCACTACTGATCATCATGGCGATCCGAGCACGCAGATGACACGACCCGAAGATCAGAAACCGACCCAGGACCAACTCCAACTCGTCCGAATAGACTCGGAGTGCCTCTCGTCCATCATCACAAACAACCCAGGTGAGAAAAGTACTGGCCATGACTCCAGAAGCGGCAAAAGCGCCCTCCAAATGCACCCACAGCACAATTTCGGGCGGGTAACAGATGCATTCGGATCATCGATGGAGCTGGATTTTTCAACTTACAATCATCATCACCAGTCTGGAGGCGCAGTTACTTATGGTAATGAAAACCCGAACCAGAGCTTCAATGGGGGAGGGCATGGTGTGTCATTGACATTAGGGTTGAACCAGCATGGTGGTACTAATGGGGTGAGCTTAGCATTCTCTCCTTCCTCACAGAGCTCTCTCTTCTACCCTAGAGATCACATCGAAGAGTGTCAGCCGGTTCAGTACTCGTCTCTATTAGACGGCGAAGGCCAGAACAATTTGCCTTACAGAAACTTGATGGGTGCTCAGTTGCTCCATGACTTGGCTGGTTAG
- the LOC112180489 gene encoding homeobox protein BEL1 homolog isoform X1 has translation MARELCSEDHKSSSVGFCYSDVSSANPTIHHQNQFTNQIQGFDQSNPAEIFNLTTGMEMIGFSKGAFFSKHGGGGGGPSSSKGADHFYHPHQQEYNTTGMSETSSENQNLMESGGAWHQENSNNRFLVDDSSLRCVFPCEGNERPSQGLSLSLSSSNPSSIGLQSFELRQTNHHQDIGSINQSHMILQDGYLGKSSGLGHQSLLHENQAAASGLFQLRNSKYLGPAQELLNEFCSLGTKQTDALGVSKHKSNKTKQWDDQDNNNGSTSSSSKKQSSLYSLEFVELQKRKTRLLQMLEEVERRYKHYCDQMKAVVSSFETVAGTGAATVYSKLASKAMSRHFRSLKDGIVAQIQATRKAMGEKDPVAPGASRGETPRLRILDQTLRQQRAFQQMNMMESHPWRPQRGLPERSVSVLRAWLFEHFLHPYPSDVDKHILARQTGLSRSQVSNWFINARVRLWKPMVEEMYMEETKEHENNNNMSSSDGVTTDHHGDPSTQMTRPEDQKPTQDQLQLVRIDSECLSSIITNNPGEKSTGHDSRSGKSALQMHPQHNFGRVTDAFGSSMELDFSTYNHHHQSGGAVTYGNENPNQSFNGGGHGVSLTLGLNQHGGTNGVSLAFSPSSQSSLFYPRDHIEECQPVQYSSLLDGEGQNNLPYRNLMGAQLLHDLAG, from the exons ATGGCTAGAGAGCTGTGCAGTGAAGATCATAAGTCCTCATCAGTTGGTTTTTGCTACTCGGATGTTTCATCAGCGAATCCAACCATCCACCATCAGAACCAGTTCACAAATCAGATCCAAGGCTTTGATCAGTCAAACCCAGCAGAGATCTTCAACTTGACCACTGGCATGGAGATGATAGGCTTCTCTAAAGGAGCCTTCTTCTCCAAacatggaggaggaggaggaggacctTCATCTTCGAAAGGCGCCGATCATTTCTACCATCCTCATCAGCAAGAGTACAACACAACCGGCATGTCGGAAACGAGCAGCGAAAACCAGAATCTAATGGAGTCTGGTGGAGCTTGGCACCAGGAGAACAGCAACAATAGGTTCCTTGTTGATGATTCTTCATTGAGGTGTGTTTTCCCATGTGAAGGTAATGAGAGGCCAAGCCAAggcctctcactctctcttagCTCATCCAATCCCTCTAGTATTGGCTTACAGTCCTTTGAACTCAGGCAgacaaatcatcatcaagatatTGGGAGCATCAATCAGAGTCATATGATATTGCAAGATGGGTATTTGGGTAAAAGCTCAGGTCTTGGTCACCAATCTCTTCTTCATGAGAATCAAGCTGCAGCTTCTGGGCTTTTCCAGCTCAGAAACTCAAAGTACTTAGGCCCAGCTCAGGAGCTCTTAAATGAGTTCTGTAGCCTCGGAACAAAGCAGACTGATGCTCTTGGAGTTTCAAAGCACAagtcaaacaaaaccaaacagtGGGACGATCAGGATAATAATAATGGCAGTACTTCTTCGTCTTCGAAAAAGCAGTCTTCCCTGTACTCCCTCGAATTCGTTGAATTGCAGAAGAGAAAAACCAGACTGCTTCAAATGCTGGAAGAG GTGGAGAGGAGATACAAGCACTACTGTGATCAGATGAAGGCTGTGGTCTCATCCTTCGAAACCGTGGCAGGGACTGGAGCCGCCACGGTGTACTCTAAGCTGGCTTCGAAAGCCATGTCAAGACATTTCCGGAGCTTGAAAGACGGGATTGTAGCTCAGATTCAGGCCACAAGGAAAGCAATGGGGGAGAAAGACCCGGTGGCTCCCGGAGCAAGCCGAGGCGAGACGCCTCGGCTTCGGATTCTCGACCAAACTCTCCGGCAGCAGAGAGCTTTTCAACAGATGAACATGATGGAGAGTCATCCATGGCGGCCCCAACGTGGCCTTCCTGAGAGATCCGTCTCGGTTCTTCGGGCTTGGCTCTTCGAACACTTTCTTCACCC GTACCCAAGCGATGTTGATAAACATATCTTAGCCCGCCAAACGGGTCTCTCAAGAAGCCAG GTATCAAATTGGTTCATTAATGCAAGGGTGAGGCTTTGGAAACCCATGGTTGAAGAAATGTACATGGAAGAAACAAAGGAACatgaaaacaacaacaacatgtCCTCCTCAGATGGTGTCACTACTGATCATCATGGCGATCCGAGCACGCAGATGACACGACCCGAAGATCAGAAACCGACCCAGGACCAACTCCAACTCGTCCGAATAGACTCGGAGTGCCTCTCGTCCATCATCACAAACAACCCAGGTGAGAAAAGTACTGGCCATGACTCCAGAAGCGGCAAAAGCGCCCTCCAAATGCACCCACAGCACAATTTCGGGCGGGTAACAGATGCATTCGGATCATCGATGGAGCTGGATTTTTCAACTTACAATCATCATCACCAGTCTGGAGGCGCAGTTACTTATGGTAATGAAAACCCGAACCAGAGCTTCAATGGGGGAGGGCATGGTGTGTCATTGACATTAGGGTTGAACCAGCATGGTGGTACTAATGGGGTGAGCTTAGCATTCTCTCCTTCCTCACAGAGCTCTCTCTTCTACCCTAGAGATCACATCGAAGAGTGTCAGCCGGTTCAGTACTCGTCTCTATTAGACGGCGAAGGCCAGAACAATTTGCCTTACAGAAACTTGATGGGTGCTCAGTTGCTCCATGACTTGGCTGGTTAG